A segment of the Acidobacteriota bacterium genome:
CCGCGAATTGCCGGTTTGGTGGTACGGGCGGCGGGATTTGCGCCCAAACTCGCCTCGACATACATCGTATAACGAGGTATCGTGTCGTCGTATGGTTGGTTCCGGGATTCCATCGGCGAAGGCGCTCGACCCGCTCGACAAGTGGGAAGTCCAGATCCGGAAAGGCTGTCTCGAGCTGGCGATCCTGGCCGCCCTGTGGTCCGGGAAACGCTACGGACTGGACATCCTGCGGCACCTGGCCGACGTCGCGGACCTCGACGTCCCGGAGGGGACCGTCTATCCGCTGCTGAGCCGGCTGAAGACGGAGGGCTACCTCGAGTCGGAATGGGTAGAGGCCGAGGCCGGCCATCCGCGGAAGTACTACCGGCTCACCGTCGGCGGCCGCCGCCGGGCCGCGCAGATGGCACGGTTCTGGTCGAGGTTCTCCTCGAATCTCGACGGGCTGATCGAGCCGCTTCGAAAAGGGGAACGCTGATGCCGGACGACCACGCCCCGCAACACCGCCTCGACGGGTACCTCCACGATGTCCGGAGAGCGCTCCGAGGGCTTCCCGAAGAGCACGTCTCCGACATCGTGAACGAGCTGCGGAGCCACGTTCTCGACAAGGCGACCGTCGGCGGAGGTCTGACCTCCGACGCGGTCGAATCGGCCCTCGCCGGGCTGGGCGGCCCCGAGGAGCTGGCTCGCCAGTACCGGACGAACCACGTGCTCCTGCGGGCGCAGTCGGCCCGCTCCCCGCTGACGATCCTCCGCGGTCTCCTCCGGGCGGCGAGCATCAGCCTCGCGGGCGTTTTCGTACTCGCCGGTTCCGCCGTGGGCTTCGCTCTCTGTGCCGCGATTGTTCTGTGCGCGGCGCTCAAGGTGTTACACCCCGACACTGCCGGCCTCTGGATTGGCCCGGAAGGAGACCTGAGCCTTCGGCTGGGATTCGGCGCCTCTCCGTCTGGAGGCCGGGAGCTCCTGGGCTGGTGGATCGTACCGATTGGCTTCGCCCTGGGACTCGGGCTCTATCTGCTCACGATGCGTTTCGGCCGATGGGGCGTTCGCCAGCTGCGGCGCGAGGGTCCGGCAGGAGAAGCCTGACATGAAATTCACCGACTCTCGCGCTCTGAGCGCTCTCGAGCTCCTGCTGGGCACGGGCATCGTGATCGGGCATAACGTGTTTCGGGTCCTGCCCAACGAAGTGCCCATCCTCGCCGTGCTGGGCCTGATCTCGTTCCGGGTGCGCAGCGGCGGCTGGGCCGCGCTGCCGTTTCGCCGCCCGAAGTCGTGGTGGCGCATCGTCGCGGTCGCGGTCGCGGCGGCGGCGCTCAGGATCGTCCTGGGCGGATTCGTCGAGACGCTCGCCTCGAAGGTGTGGCCTCCGATCGTGGCGCCCGCGGGAAGCGAAGCCATGGCCGGCGACCTCAAGACCGCGCTCCTGTGGCTCGGGCTCGTCTGGACGTGGGCGGCGTTCGGCGAAGAGTTCGGATATCGGGGCTACCTGCTCACACGCGCGGCCGATATCGGGAAGGGATCCGCGGCCGCGTATCTGGCCGGGATGGTCTTCGTAGCCGTTCTTTTCGGTTTCGGTCACTTCTACAAAGGCCCCGCCGGCATCGTCGACTCGGGTGTTGCAGGGCTCATGTTCGGAGCCGCGTACCTGATCTCTGGTCGAAACCTGTGGGCGAG
Coding sequences within it:
- a CDS encoding helix-turn-helix transcriptional regulator yields the protein MVGSGIPSAKALDPLDKWEVQIRKGCLELAILAALWSGKRYGLDILRHLADVADLDVPEGTVYPLLSRLKTEGYLESEWVEAEAGHPRKYYRLTVGGRRRAAQMARFWSRFSSNLDGLIEPLRKGER
- a CDS encoding CPBP family intramembrane metalloprotease, producing MKFTDSRALSALELLLGTGIVIGHNVFRVLPNEVPILAVLGLISFRVRSGGWAALPFRRPKSWWRIVAVAVAAAALRIVLGGFVETLASKVWPPIVAPAGSEAMAGDLKTALLWLGLVWTWAAFGEEFGYRGYLLTRAADIGKGSAAAYLAGMVFVAVLFGFGHFYKGPAGIVDSGVAGLMFGAAYLISGRNLWASVLAHGFVDTYGVTALYFGWAT